The following coding sequences lie in one Deltaproteobacteria bacterium RBG_16_64_85 genomic window:
- a CDS encoding bifunctional phosphoribosylaminoimidazolecarboxamide formyltransferase/IMP cyclohydrolase, with protein MARIHRAILSVSDKTGVVEFAKGVSRLGVELYASGGTAKLLKEKKIPVRLIEEYTGFPEMLDGRVKTLNPKIHGGILALRDNPAHLKTIEAHDIVPIDMVVVNLYPFEATIAKPGCTRGEAIENIDIGGPSMLRSAAKNCQYVAVVCDPADYPDLLAKLKKGNGNLDPQTHTELGRKAFALTAAYDAAISNYLGRGENGLDEFPVTFTAQWLRRQSLRYGENPHQTAAFYADLSLPPEPTLGGARQLQGKELSYNNIVDIDAALQLVMEFSGPAAAILKHTNPSGVGISKRRLVDAFKKARECDPVSAYGGVIGFNRPVGSETAREVAATFFEAVIAPSFDKAARKILSVKANLRVLETGGEFRWCAEAGHEMKKVSGGLLLQSRDRHVLNDQDLKVVTKRAPTADELEALQFAWKVCKHVKSNAIVYALKDRTVGVGAGQMSRVDSARIAGMKAQRPTKGTVAASDAFFPFRDGLDVAASAGATAAIQPGGSVRDGEVIAAADEHGMAMVFTGVRHFRH; from the coding sequence ATGGCGAGAATCCATCGGGCGATTTTGAGCGTGTCGGACAAAACGGGCGTGGTCGAGTTCGCGAAGGGAGTTTCGCGACTCGGCGTGGAGCTGTACGCCTCGGGGGGGACGGCGAAGCTGTTGAAGGAGAAGAAGATCCCGGTTCGACTCATCGAGGAATACACCGGCTTCCCGGAGATGCTCGACGGCCGTGTGAAGACGCTCAATCCGAAGATCCACGGGGGGATCCTCGCGCTCCGGGACAACCCCGCGCACCTGAAGACGATCGAAGCCCACGACATCGTTCCGATCGACATGGTGGTCGTCAACCTCTATCCCTTCGAGGCCACGATCGCGAAGCCGGGATGCACGCGCGGCGAAGCGATCGAGAACATCGACATCGGGGGGCCGTCGATGCTCCGCTCCGCGGCCAAGAACTGCCAGTACGTTGCGGTGGTCTGCGACCCGGCGGACTACCCGGACCTCCTGGCGAAGCTGAAGAAGGGGAACGGCAACCTGGACCCACAGACGCACACGGAGCTGGGTCGGAAGGCCTTCGCCCTCACTGCGGCCTACGACGCCGCGATCTCCAACTACCTGGGGCGCGGCGAGAACGGCCTCGACGAGTTCCCGGTGACCTTCACCGCCCAGTGGCTCCGGCGCCAGTCCCTCCGCTACGGGGAGAACCCGCACCAGACGGCCGCCTTCTACGCGGACCTCTCGCTCCCCCCGGAGCCGACGCTCGGCGGTGCGCGGCAGCTCCAGGGAAAGGAGCTCTCCTACAACAACATCGTGGATATCGACGCGGCCCTGCAGCTGGTCATGGAGTTCTCCGGGCCGGCGGCTGCCATCCTCAAGCATACCAACCCCTCCGGCGTGGGGATATCGAAACGAAGGCTGGTCGACGCCTTCAAGAAGGCGAGGGAGTGCGACCCCGTTTCCGCCTACGGCGGGGTGATCGGGTTCAACCGCCCGGTCGGATCCGAGACGGCCAGGGAAGTGGCGGCCACCTTCTTCGAAGCGGTCATCGCCCCCTCCTTCGACAAGGCGGCCCGGAAGATCCTCTCCGTCAAGGCGAACCTCCGGGTGCTGGAAACCGGGGGCGAGTTTCGCTGGTGCGCGGAGGCGGGCCACGAGATGAAGAAGGTGAGCGGCGGCCTCCTCCTGCAGAGCCGGGACCGGCACGTCCTCAATGACCAGGATCTCAAGGTCGTGACGAAGCGGGCGCCCACGGCCGACGAGCTCGAGGCCCTGCAGTTCGCCTGGAAGGTCTGCAAGCACGTCAAGTCCAACGCCATCGTGTACGCCCTGAAGGACCGGACGGTCGGCGTGGGAGCGGGCCAGATGAGCCGGGTGGACTCGGCAAGGATCGCGGGGATGAAGGCGCAGCGGCCGACGAAGGGTACGGTCGCGGCCTCCGACGCCTTCTTCCCCTTCCGGGACGGTCTCGACGTTGCCGCCTCCGCGGGCGCGACGGCGGCCATCCAGCCGGGCGGGTCGGTGCGCGACGGGGAAGTGATTGCCGCTGCCGATGAGCACGGGATGGCGATGGTGTTCACCGGGGTCCGGCACTTCCGGCATTAG
- a CDS encoding ABC transporter ATP-binding protein, whose product MPTIEIHGLCKRFGKNVVLDGLDLTVPRGKNTVVIGGSGTGKSVLIKCVVGLLRADAGEIRIDGEDVTKMDERELIRVRMKFGMLFQGSALFDSMNVGDNVAFALRRLHRYPEHQIPNVVEEKLALVGLRDLQHLMPSELSGGMKKRVGLARAIASEPEILLYDEPTTGLDPIMADVINDLVIRLRESLGVTSISITHDMASAYKIADFIAMLYKGKIIEVGTPDQIRQTANPVVSQFVEGRAQGPITAEHEEFVRFVHRSGEPRGQEEH is encoded by the coding sequence GTGCCGACGATCGAGATCCACGGGTTGTGCAAGCGGTTCGGGAAGAACGTCGTCCTCGACGGTCTCGACCTGACCGTGCCCCGGGGGAAGAATACGGTCGTCATCGGCGGCAGCGGCACGGGCAAGTCGGTGCTCATCAAGTGCGTGGTGGGGCTCCTGCGGGCGGACGCTGGGGAGATCCGGATCGACGGCGAGGACGTGACGAAGATGGACGAGCGCGAGCTGATCCGGGTCCGGATGAAATTCGGCATGCTGTTCCAGGGTTCGGCGCTGTTCGACTCGATGAACGTGGGGGACAACGTGGCGTTCGCCTTGCGACGGCTCCACCGGTATCCGGAGCACCAGATCCCGAACGTGGTGGAGGAGAAGCTCGCCCTGGTGGGGCTGCGCGACCTCCAGCACCTGATGCCCTCGGAACTGTCGGGCGGGATGAAGAAGCGGGTCGGTCTGGCCCGCGCCATCGCCTCGGAGCCCGAGATTCTCCTGTATGACGAGCCGACGACCGGCCTGGACCCCATCATGGCGGACGTCATCAACGACCTGGTCATCCGGCTGCGGGAGTCGCTCGGCGTGACCTCGATCTCCATCACGCACGACATGGCATCGGCCTACAAGATCGCGGATTTCATCGCCATGTTGTATAAAGGAAAGATCATCGAGGTGGGGACGCCGGACCAGATCCGGCAGACCGCCAACCCTGTGGTCTCCCAGTTCGTGGAAGGGCGCGCCCAGGGGCCCATCACGGCCGAGCACGAGGAGTTCGTCCGCTTTGTCCACCGGTCGGGCGAACCCCGGGGGCAGGAGGAGCATTGA